From the genome of Bosea sp. Tri-49, one region includes:
- a CDS encoding NAD(P)H-dependent flavin oxidoreductase produces the protein MSLRIETRFTRMVGIDLPIVQAGMSWASSCAALPAAVSGAGGLGVIAAGPMRRDDLKAAIAGVRAQTDRPFAVNVPLYRKEVDDILALLVDERVPVIIASQGGPERYLDRFKAVGALCLHVVASEVHAAKAAAKGVDGLVVVGGEAGGHPPPELVSTLVIGRAVAKAVPELPIVLGGGIADGHGLAAALALGADAVQLGTRFMATPEARLHDDYRRRVVTASVSDTMVVGRGFGMIRVLRNRFAEAMAAAERAGRPDEERRELFQRSSLKLAAFDGDVEDGKVEAGQSAGLIDDIVPAGELVARIAGEYRATLARLPAVEAAREPALQPS, from the coding sequence ATGAGCTTGCGCATCGAGACCCGCTTCACCCGGATGGTCGGCATCGACCTGCCGATCGTGCAGGCCGGGATGAGCTGGGCCTCCTCCTGCGCGGCGCTGCCGGCAGCGGTCTCGGGCGCGGGCGGGCTCGGCGTCATCGCCGCCGGGCCGATGCGGCGCGACGACCTCAAGGCGGCGATCGCCGGCGTCCGCGCGCAGACGGACCGGCCCTTTGCCGTCAACGTCCCGCTCTATCGCAAGGAGGTCGATGACATCCTCGCTCTGCTCGTGGACGAACGCGTCCCGGTCATCATCGCCTCGCAAGGCGGACCGGAGCGCTATCTCGATCGCTTCAAGGCGGTCGGCGCGCTCTGCCTGCACGTGGTCGCCTCCGAGGTCCATGCCGCCAAGGCGGCGGCCAAGGGCGTCGACGGCCTCGTCGTGGTCGGCGGCGAGGCTGGCGGCCACCCGCCGCCCGAACTGGTCTCGACCCTGGTGATCGGGCGGGCCGTGGCGAAAGCCGTGCCCGAGCTGCCGATCGTGCTGGGCGGCGGCATCGCCGACGGCCATGGCCTTGCGGCCGCGCTCGCCCTTGGCGCCGACGCCGTGCAGCTCGGCACCCGCTTCATGGCGACGCCGGAAGCGCGCCTGCATGACGATTATCGCCGCCGCGTCGTCACGGCCTCCGTCTCCGACACCATGGTGGTCGGCCGCGGCTTCGGCATGATCCGCGTGCTGCGCAACCGCTTCGCCGAGGCGATGGCGGCAGCCGAGCGCGCCGGGCGTCCCGACGAGGAGCGGCGCGAGCTGTTCCAGCGCTCGTCGCTGAAGCTCGCCGCCTTCGACGGCGACGTCGAGGACGGCAAGGTCGAGGCCGGACAGAGCGCCGGACTGATCGACGACATCGTCCCGGCTGGCGAGCTCGTGGCGCGGATCGCGGGGGAATACC